The Gemmatimonadales bacterium genome contains the following window.
GGCAGCCACGTCGTGCTGCTCGGCTACGGGCTGTGGCAGCGCCGCTTCGGGGGCGATCGCGGGATCCTCGGGCGGGTCGTGCGGATCAACGGCGAGGGCTACACGGTGGTGGGCGTGATGCCGGAGGATTTCGTCTTCCCGTCCGGCACGCAGCTGTGGGCTCCCCTGGCGCTCGGCCCCGAGGACTGGGCCGTGCGGGACCACCGCAACGTCTTCGTCCTCGCGCGCCTGGCGCCCGGCGTCACGGAGGGCGCGGCGGAGACCGCCGTCTCCACGCTCGGGGCCCGGCTCGCCGCCGCGTACCCGGCGGCGAGCGCCGGCTACGTGATGCGCGCCGAGCCCGCGGTGCGGTACTTCGGGGCGGGCCCGCGGCCGTTCATGAACGTGCTGCTGGCCGCGGCCGTGTTCGTGCTCCTCATCGCCTGCGCCGACGTGGCGAACCTCCTGCTCTCCCGGGCCACCGCGCGCCGGCGCGAGCTGGCGATCCGCATCGCGCTGGGCGCGTCGCGGCCCAGGATCGTGCGCCAGCAGCTGACGGAGAGCGTCGTGATCGCGGTCGCGGGCGGCGCCCTCGGGGTGCTGATCGCCTGGTGGGGGCTGGGCGGCCTCGCCACCAGCGTCCCCGTGGAGGTGCGGGCCTTCATTCCCGGCTTCGGCGAGCTGCACCTCGACGGGCGGGCGCTGATTCTCACGCTCGTGGTCGCGGTCGGCTCCGGGCTCACGTTCGGGCTGGTGCCCGCGTTCGCCGCCACGCGCGTGGACGTGCAGGGCTCGCTGAAGGAAGGCGCGCGCGGCGACGTCGGCGGCGCCCGTTCGGGAGGCGGGCGCCTGCGGAGCGCGCTCGTGGTGGCCGAGGTCGCGCTCGCGCTGGTGCTCCTCGTGGGGGCGGCGCAGACGCTCGGGACCTACCGGCGCCTCGCCCTCACGGATCCCGGGTTCAGGTCCGAGGACGTGCTCACCCTGGGCGTGACGCTGCCGGCGGCCGACTATCCGGCCGACAGCGACGTCGTCCGGTTCTATCGCAACCTCGAGGACCGGCTCGCCAACCTCCCCGGGGTGACCGCGGTGGGCGCGACGACCGTGCTGCCGCTCTCCTGGAGCGAGGACCGCCGGGGGGTCACGGTGGAGGGCAGCCAGCCACGGCGGCCGGAGGACGTGCCGCGGCTCGGGCTGCGCCTGGTGTCGCCCGGCTACCTGGAGGCACTCCAGGTCCCGCTCCTCAAGGGGCGCGCGCTCGGTGCCGCGGACGACGCCGGCGCGCCGCCGGTCGCCGAGGTGAGCACGGCGGCCGCGGCCTTCCTGTGGCCGGGCGCGGACCCGCTGGGGAAACGCTTCAAGGTGGCGTCGGATCAGTGGGTGCAGGTCGTGGGCGTCGTGGGCGACGTGCGCGGGAACCCGCTGATGGGCGGCGATACCCGCCTGGTCGTGTATCTCCCGGAGCGGCAGCGACCCGCGCGCATCACGTCGCTGGTGCTGCGCGCAACCGGGGATCCCCTGCGGCTCGCCCCGCTGGTGCAGCGCGAGATCGGCGCGCTCGATTCCCGGCTCGCGGCGGGCAGCGTGCTGCCGATGCGGCGCGTCATCGCGTCGGCGCTCTCGCCGCAGAGCGCGACGGCGCAGACCCTCGCCGTCGCCGCGGTCATCGCGCTCCTGCTGGCGTGCATCGGGCTGTACGGCGTGATGGCGTACAGCGTGTCGCAGCGCACGCAGGAGATCGGGGTGCGCGTCGCCCTGGGCGCCAGCTCCGGCGGCGTCGTGCGGCTGGTGCTCCGGCAGGCGCTCCTGCTGACGCTCGTCGGCGTGCTACTCGGCGCCGCCGGCTCCCTCGCACTGAGTCGCGGCCTCCAGGCCATCCTGGTGGGCTCGCGGGCCGGCGATCCCGTCATTCTCGCGCTCGTCGCCTGCCTGCTCGGCGCCGTCGCGGCGGCGGCGAGCACCGTGCCGGCCCTCCGCGCCGCGCGCGTGGATCCGATGGAGGCGCTGAGAAGCGAGTGAAGCGTTGGTGGGTTGGGGGTGGTGGGTGGTCGTCCCCACCACAACCCACCACCTACGACCCACCCACCGTCTTTCCCACTTCCGGGAAGCCCGTTCCCACAGCCGGACACGCTCGGCGATTCGGCGTCCGGTGGCATCACCGTAGCCGTTTGAATGGCAAGAGGTTGGACAGTTTGCTGCGGTGGCACGGGGAGTGAATGAGGCAGGGGGTTGGGGATTGGGAGTCGGGGATTCGTCCACCACCCCCAACCCCCAAACCCCAAAGCCCTGCTTCTCAGGAGCGCGATGCACGTGGACACGCTGATCCGGGACCTCCGCTACGCCGTCCGGACGCTCCTCAAGCGCCCCGGCTTCACGCTGGTCGCGGTGCTGACGCTCGCCCTCGGCATCGGCGCCAACACGGCGATTTTCACGGTGATCGACGCGGTCCTGCTCCGACCGCTGCCGTACGCGCAGCCGGACCGGCTGGTGGACATCAACCACTTCTATCCGTCGCTCAACAACCTCCGGGCCGGCGTCTCGGTGCCGGGGTTCCGCGACTACTCGGCGCGCCGCGACGTCTTCGAGCACTCGGCCGTCGAGACGCCGGCGGCGATGAACCTCACCGGCGCCGGCGAGCCGGAGCGCGTGAACCTGATCCGGGTGAGCGGCGACTTCTTCACGACGCTCGGCGTCGCCGCGGCGCTCGGCCGCACCCTGCGGCCCGACGAGGCGCAGGCCGGACACGACCACGTGGTGGTGCTGACCGACGGCTTCTGGAAGCGGAAGTTCGGCGCCGATCGCGGGGTGATCGGGAGCCGGCTGCAGCTGAACGGCGAGAGCTACGAGATCGTGGGCGTGATGCCGCCGGAGTTCCGGGACTTCTTCGCCGGCCAGGCCGATCTGTGGGCGCCGGTCGTCTTCCAGCCGGCCGACTTCGGAGACAACCGGCGCACCAACGAGTTCCTCGCCTTCATCGGCCGTCTGGCGCCTGGCGTCTCGGAGAGCCGGGCCCAGGCGCAGATGCACGAGTTGGCGGCGCAGCTGAAGGCCACGTACACGAGCAGCTACTCCCCGGACTGGGACCTCCAGGTCACGTCGCTGAACGACGAGGCGCGCGGCGGGATCCGGCGGTCGCTGTTCGTGCTGCTCGGCGCGGTGGGGTTCGTGCTGCTGATCGCGTGCGCCAACGTGGCGAACCTCCAGCTCGCCCGCCTTGCGGCGCGCTCGCGCGAGCTCGCGGTGCGCGTGGCCCTGGGCGCCTCGCCCCGCCGGCTGGTGCGCCAGCTCCTGACCGAGAGCCTGCTGCTGTCGGTGGCCGGCGGCGGCCTCGGCCTGCTGATCGCCGCCTGGGGCGTGCCGGCGCTGGTGGCCCTCAACCCGCGCGGCCTGCCGGCCGGCGCGGCGCTCCGCCCCGACCTGGTGGTGCTCGGCTTCACGCTCGGCGTGGCGATCCTGGCGGGGCTGCTGTTCGGCCTGGTGCCGGCGCTGCAGACCGGGCACGCGGACGTGCACGAGTCCCTCAAGGAGGGTGGGCGCGGTGCGGTGAGCGAGCGGCGGTCGCTGCGCCTCCGGCGCAGCCTGGTGGTCACGACCGTGGCGCTCGCCCTCACGCTGCTGGCCGGCGCCGGCCTGCTGATCCGCAGCTTCTCGAAGCTGGTGGGCGTGGACCCCGGGTTCCAGCCGGACCGCCTGCTGACCTTCCAGGTCTCGCTGCCGGCCGCGAAGTACGCGAACGACACGGTGCGCGCCGACGCTCTCGAGCGGCTCAACGAGGCGATCGCCGCGGCTCCCGGCGTCGTGGCGGCCGGGGGCACGACCGTGATCCCGTTCGGCGGCAGCTGGGGCACCGCCAGCTTCAACGTCGAGGGCTACCAGCTGCCGCCCAACGCGCCGATGCCGTGGGGTGACATGCGCGCGGTGACGCCGAGCTACCTCGCGGCGCTCCGGGCGCCGCTCAAGGCCGGTCGGCAGTTCACGGCGGCGGACCGGCTCGGCGGAGCGCGGGTCTGCATCGTGGACGACGTCCTGGCGCGGCGCTTCTGGCCCGGCGCCGACGCGATCGGCAGGCGGATCACGTTCAACAACCTCACCGACTCGAACATCACCTGGATCACGGTGGTCGGCGTGGTCGCCCATACGCTCCACACGGGCTTCGACGACGACCGCGCGCGGGTGCAGGTCTACTTCCCGCTGCCGCAGGTGCCGGGCCTCAACTTCCTCGGTTACGTGGTCCGGACCCGCGGCGATCCGATGGCCGCGGTGCCGGCCGTGCGGGCCGCGGTGCACTCGGTGGACGCCGATCTCCCGCTCGCGGCGGTCAACACGATGGACGCGCTGATCGCGGTGCGGACGGGGCCGCGGCGGTTCTCGGTGCTGCTGCTGAGCGGCTTCGCGGCGCTCGCGATGATCCTGGCGTCGATCGGCCTGTACGGCGTGATGAGCTACGTGGTGACCCAGCGCACCCGCGAGCTCGGCGTTCGCCTGGCCCTCGGGGCCGCGGCCCGCGACGTGCTCGCCCTGGTGCTGCGGGAGGGCGTGCGGCTCGCGGTCCTCGGCGTCGCCATCGGGCTGGTGGCGGCGGTCCTGCTGACGCGGCTGATGCGGAGCATGCTGTTCGGGGTCGGCGCCACCGATCCCGCGACGTTCGTCTTGGCGCCGGTGCTGCTCGTAGCCGTGGCGGTGCTCGCGAGCTACGTCCCCGCGATGCGGGCGACGCGGGTGGATCCGATCGAGGCGCTGAGAAGCGAGTGAAACGGCCGTGGGTGGCAGGTGGTGGGCTGTCGTCCCACCGCCACCCACAACCTACCACCCACCAACCGCCTGTCGGGGCTTCGATGCATGGATAGTCTCCTCCCGGACCTCCGCTACGCCGCGCGCACGCTCCTCAAGAGCCCCGGCTTCACCCTGATCGCGGTGCTCACCCTCGCGCTCGGCATCGGGGCCAACACGGCGATCTTCAGCGTGGTGGATGCGGCGCTGCTGCGGCCCTATCCGTTCCCCGAGCCCGGCCGGCTCGTGCAGGTCAACTCCCTGGCGCGCGGCCAAGTCGCGGCGGTGTCGCCGGCCGACTTCCTGGATTGGCAGAAGATGGCGCGGTCGTTCACCGCGATCGCGGCCATCGACCGCGCCTCCATGGCGTTGAGCGGCGAGGGTCCTGCCGAGGAGGTGCAGGGCGAGACGGTGACGGGTGATTTCTTCGCCATTCTCGGCGTCGTGCCCGCGCTGGGCCGGACGTTCACGGCCGAGGAGGAGGCGAGGCCGGAGCAGAGCCACGCGGTCATCCTCGGCGACGCCCTGTGGCGCATCCGGTTCGGCGCGGACCCGCGCA
Protein-coding sequences here:
- a CDS encoding ABC transporter permease, producing the protein MRFAVRTLRNSPGLAVLAVLCMGLGIGAVTSMYSTAEAFTLRPLPQVRDADRVVHVWEGPAAFPQRDDGMSPGTLRDLRGMAVFGGVVAMRFWSANIVGTDEPEQVSAARVSAGSMHALGRVPQLGRDFTASDDEPAGSHVVLLGYGLWQRRFGGDRGILGRVVRINGEGYTVVGVMPEDFVFPSGTQLWAPLALGPEDWAVRDHRNVFVLARLAPGVTEGAAETAVSTLGARLAAAYPAASAGYVMRAEPAVRYFGAGPRPFMNVLLAAAVFVLLIACADVANLLLSRATARRRELAIRIALGASRPRIVRQQLTESVVIAVAGGALGVLIAWWGLGGLATSVPVEVRAFIPGFGELHLDGRALILTLVVAVGSGLTFGLVPAFAATRVDVQGSLKEGARGDVGGARSGGGRLRSALVVAEVALALVLLVGAAQTLGTYRRLALTDPGFRSEDVLTLGVTLPAADYPADSDVVRFYRNLEDRLANLPGVTAVGATTVLPLSWSEDRRGVTVEGSQPRRPEDVPRLGLRLVSPGYLEALQVPLLKGRALGAADDAGAPPVAEVSTAAAAFLWPGADPLGKRFKVASDQWVQVVGVVGDVRGNPLMGGDTRLVVYLPERQRPARITSLVLRATGDPLRLAPLVQREIGALDSRLAAGSVLPMRRVIASALSPQSATAQTLAVAAVIALLLACIGLYGVMAYSVSQRTQEIGVRVALGASSGGVVRLVLRQALLLTLVGVLLGAAGSLALSRGLQAILVGSRAGDPVILALVACLLGAVAAAASTVPALRAARVDPMEALRSE
- a CDS encoding ABC transporter permease — translated: MDTLIRDLRYAVRTLLKRPGFTLVAVLTLALGIGANTAIFTVIDAVLLRPLPYAQPDRLVDINHFYPSLNNLRAGVSVPGFRDYSARRDVFEHSAVETPAAMNLTGAGEPERVNLIRVSGDFFTTLGVAAALGRTLRPDEAQAGHDHVVVLTDGFWKRKFGADRGVIGSRLQLNGESYEIVGVMPPEFRDFFAGQADLWAPVVFQPADFGDNRRTNEFLAFIGRLAPGVSESRAQAQMHELAAQLKATYTSSYSPDWDLQVTSLNDEARGGIRRSLFVLLGAVGFVLLIACANVANLQLARLAARSRELAVRVALGASPRRLVRQLLTESLLLSVAGGGLGLLIAAWGVPALVALNPRGLPAGAALRPDLVVLGFTLGVAILAGLLFGLVPALQTGHADVHESLKEGGRGAVSERRSLRLRRSLVVTTVALALTLLAGAGLLIRSFSKLVGVDPGFQPDRLLTFQVSLPAAKYANDTVRADALERLNEAIAAAPGVVAAGGTTVIPFGGSWGTASFNVEGYQLPPNAPMPWGDMRAVTPSYLAALRAPLKAGRQFTAADRLGGARVCIVDDVLARRFWPGADAIGRRITFNNLTDSNITWITVVGVVAHTLHTGFDDDRARVQVYFPLPQVPGLNFLGYVVRTRGDPMAAVPAVRAAVHSVDADLPLAAVNTMDALIAVRTGPRRFSVLLLSGFAALAMILASIGLYGVMSYVVTQRTRELGVRLALGAAARDVLALVLREGVRLAVLGVAIGLVAAVLLTRLMRSMLFGVGATDPATFVLAPVLLVAVAVLASYVPAMRATRVDPIEALRSE